The DNA region TATACGAAGCACACGTCCCTAAAAACTTGCATAGTCCAACCATTGTTCAATAAGCTAGCTCCCCTTCCCGCGGGTGAGCTCCGTACCAAGGTTGAAGCCCTCGCGAGCCAGCTGGGATTTCCTCTGAAACATTTATACGTTATTGACGGCAGCAAGAGGAGCTCGCATTCTAACGCGTaagcaaaaaaaatggCCAGTTTCAGTTCAACTGACACGTAAATATCCTGGCTTAGTTACTTCTACGGTCTTCCTTGGTCCAAACACATCGTTATTTATGATACATTGATCAAGGACAGCACTACAGATGAGGTTGTCGCTGTTCTCGGTAAGTCCTTAACCGAATGTTGTAAATGTTATTATTGATAGTTTTCCCCCAAGGCCACGAGCTTGGTCATTGGTACTACTGTGAGTGTTTCTTTTTTAATCTGCCTTTCAACAGTTCTCTTATGCTTTCACAGCTCATCCCACCAAACTCCTTTTCGGTACTCAAattcacctcttcctcactcttctcgtcttctctgTGTTCATCAACAATCAGTCTCTGTATGCTGCCTTTGGTTTCAACCCTGAGTTGGCCATTGCTGCCCCCCAGCCATTCTGCATTGGTTTTATCCTTTTCCAACTCGTTCTGGAACCTACCGACGCATTTGTCAAGTTTCTGATGCATGCTCAGACCAGGAAGTACGAGTACCAGGCTGGTGAGGTTGTCAAGGTTGCTGGCTTGATGGGAAGCTGACGCTTTTGTAGATGAGTTCGCGGTCAACCTTGGCAAAAAGCCAGACCTTGCCTCAGCGCTGATCAAGCTGCATGTCACCAATTTGTCTTCCCCTCATAGTGACTGGTTGTACTCCATGTACCATCACTCCCACCCGACACTTCCTGAGAGACTCTCTGCGATGGAAAGATTTGAGAGTAATAAGGGAGAAgtggaagggaaaaaggacCTCTAAAGAGGGACTCAGATGGGTATGCCGATGTCCATAGAAATTACGTCTGAAGCTCAATAAATTACGCGGTATGCATGGTGGGAGCGAGGTGGACTGTCGATGCACAGTCTCATCTGATGCTATCTTCAGTGACATACCAGACCTGTCCAATGATTTTGACGTTATGTAGCGATTATTATTTCATTGATTT from Cryptococcus neoformans var. neoformans B-3501A chromosome 4, whole genome shotgun sequence includes:
- a CDS encoding hypothetical protein (Match to EST gb|CF191469.1|CF191469; HMMPfam hit to Peptidase_M48, Peptidase family M48, score: 150.8, E(): 2.9e-42); the encoded protein is MTRSPVALLDGVISHLAHLADNRAIDYRFIVVLSTWLQTAFEVYILRRQLPCYDRPAPPPALKAHLEGDTFRKAQTYSRDKTRFQLLQLVFNQILGWIMIKSGAYSKLWDVAGRFTNLLGLGPNWIIVRSLVWITILTLSTAIPGLPWSYYQTFVLEEKHGFNKSTRTLWVMDTLKSYLLFALLGLPVLAGFLKIIELSGKSFVPWLMLFLVCVQLTLQIIYPTFIQPLFNKLAPLPAGELRTKVEALASQLGFPLKHLYVIDGSKRSSHSNAYFYGLPWSKHIVIYDTLIKDSTTDEVVAVLGHELGHWYYSHPTKLLFGTQIHLFLTLLVFSVFINNQSLYAAFGFNPELAIAAPQPFCIGFILFQLVLEPTDAFVKFLMHAQTRKYEYQADEFAVNLGKKPDLASALIKLHVTNLSSPHSDWLYSMYHHSHPTLPERLSAMERFESNKGEVEGKKDL